The nucleotide sequence CCTGGGCCGGTTAACGTGAATCCTGAGGATGTAACGCTTGACGTGACTATTCGGGCCGATGAGTTTGTGATTTCACGCACTTATCAGGAACAAACCGAAGCGCTGGCAACGCTGCCTAAAAAAGCTGACGAATATGACTACGAGGGGCTGTCGCGCACCTTGCAGGACATTAAAAAGAATCCGGTTTTCAAAGATAAAAAAGACATTAATCTGTTATCTGAAGCCAATGTTGATTACCAGACCCTGGTAACGGTGATGGATACGGTGCGCCGTTATCCGGCTGTTGTTGCGGCTTCTCTGGTGGATGCGGAATTGTTTCCTGAAATTTCATTAGGGGATGCTGAAGACGCATCGGCTGCTACTGCTGCGGAGGTGACACCATGAAAATGTCCCGCCGTGCAAAACGCATGCAACGCAATCACAAGCGTAATAAAAATGGCGGCACGCTGAACCTGACCGCTCTGATGGATATTTTTACCATT is from Bacterioplanoides sp. SCSIO 12839 and encodes:
- a CDS encoding biopolymer transporter ExbD, producing the protein MRRHKRPQEEAELNVTSFMNLMIVLVPVLLMNMVFSQVAVLDLKLPNGNQPGPVNVNPEDVTLDVTIRADEFVISRTYQEQTEALATLPKKADEYDYEGLSRTLQDIKKNPVFKDKKDINLLSEANVDYQTLVTVMDTVRRYPAVVAASLVDAELFPEISLGDAEDASAATAAEVTP